One part of the Arabidopsis thaliana chromosome 1 sequence genome encodes these proteins:
- a CDS encoding Phosphatidylinositol-4-phosphate 5-kinase family protein (Phosphatidylinositol-4-phosphate 5-kinase family protein; FUNCTIONS IN: 1-phosphatidylinositol-4-phosphate 5-kinase activity, phosphatidylinositol phosphate kinase activity, ATP binding; INVOLVED IN: phosphatidylinositol metabolic process; EXPRESSED IN: 22 plant structures; EXPRESSED DURING: 13 growth stages; CONTAINS InterPro DOMAIN/s: Phosphatidylinositol-4-phosphate 5-kinase, core, subgroup (InterPro:IPR016034), Phosphatidylinositol-4-phosphate 5-kinase, plant (InterPro:IPR017163), MORN motif (InterPro:IPR003409), Phosphatidylinositol-4-phosphate 5-kinase, core (InterPro:IPR002498); BEST Arabidopsis thaliana protein match is: Phosphatidylinositol-4-phosphate 5-kinase family protein (TAIR:AT1G10900.1).) produces MGYCSMKSSWIGVSLMPAERVFSNGDVYSGQLKGTLPHGKGKYAWPDGIIYEGDWEEGKISGRGKLMWSSGAKYEGDFSGGYLHGFGTLTSPDGSVYAGAWRMNVRHGLGRKEYCNSDVYDGSWREGLQDGSGSYSWYNGNRFIGNWKKGKMSGRGVMSWANGDLFNGFWLNGLRHGSGVYKYADGGFYFGTWSRGLKDGSGVFYPAGSKHPSLKKWHRHFGYDDTGNFLLSHNSTINIDDLRTSKAVSRSLSELTTTSGLTRTSERYPDDYWSTSDPPRDFMHHGPSSKSARSVDSGQSEIRDKNPIVFEREYMQGVLIKERIMSSIDMSHRARPLNLTKEVTVSACVSFLGGKWNHYLMLNLQLGIRYTVGKITPVPPREVRASDFSERARIMMFFPRNGSQYTPPHKSIDFDWKDYCPMVFRNLREMFKLDAADYMMSICGDDGLREISSPGKSGSIFYLSHDDRFVIKTLKRSELKVLLRMLPRYYEHVGDYENTLITKFFGVHRIKLKWGKKVRFVVMGNMFCTELKIHRRYDLKGSTQGRYTEKNKIGEKTTLKDLDLAYEFHMDKLLREALFKQIILDCSFLESLQILDYSLLLGLHFRAPDPLTDILEPPNEMSDQESDSVGSVDVNLPREPSIPPKGLLMVTHEPNSVNTAPGPHIRGSTLRAFSVGEKEVDLILPGTARLRVQLGVNMPAQAHHKLGQDNEESGTVELFEVYDVVVYMGIIDILQEYNMKKKVEHTCKSMKYDPMTISAIEPTLYSKRFIDFLLKVFPEKA; encoded by the exons ATGGGCTATTGTTCCATGAAGTCCTCTTGGATTGGTGTATCTTTAAT GCCTGCAGAGAGAGTATTCTCAAATGGTGATGTTTATTCTGGTCAACTCAAAGGAACACTTCCTCATGGGAAGGGAAAGTATGCATGGCCTGATGGTATCATTTATGAGGGTGATTGGGAAGAAGGGAAGATATCCGGGAGAGGAAAGCTTATGTGGTCATCTGGAGCTAAATATGAGGGAGATTTCTCCGGGGGATACCTTCATGGCTTTGGTACATTGACTTCGCCTGATGGATCTGTCTACGCTGGAGCATGGAGGATGAATGTTAGGCACGGTCTAGGAAGGAAAGAGTATTGTAACTCAGATGTATATGATGGCTCATGGAGAGAAGGATTACAAGATGGTAGTGGTAGTTATTCTTGGTACAATGGAAATAGGTTCATTGGGAACTGGAAAAAAGGTAAAATGTCTGGCAGAGGGGTTATGAGCTGGGCAAATGGTGATCTCTTTAATGGGTTTTGGTTGAATGGTCTTAGACATGGATCTGGAGTTTATAAGTATGCGGATGgtggtttttattttggaaccTGGTCACGTGGCCTAAAAGATGGGAGTGGAGTCTTTTATCCTGCTGGAAGTAAACACCCTTCTCTAAAGAAGTGGCATCGGCATTTTGGGTACGATGACACCGGCAACTTCCTCCTCTCTCATAATTCAACAATAAATATTGATGATTTACGGACTTCAAAAGCTGTATCACGAAGTCTTTCTGAGTTAACCACAACAAGCGGACTGACAAGAACTTCGGAGAGGTATCCTGATGATTACTGGAGCACCAGTGATCCCCCTAGAGACTTTATGCATCATGGGCCTTCATCCAAATCTGCACGGTCTGTTGACTCTGGTCAAAGCGAGATCCGGGATAAGAACCCTATTGTTTTTGAAAGGGAATACATGCAAGGAGTTTTGATTAAAGAACGAATTATGAGTTCTATCGACATGTCACACAGGGCTAGACCTTTGAATCTTACTAAAGAAGTCACAGTTAGCGCTTGTGTGAGCTTTCTAGGGGGGAAATGGAACCATTATCTAATGCTTAACCTCCAACTCGGTATCAG GTATACTGTTGGGAAAATCACACCAGTGCCTCCGCGGGAAGTTCGTGCTTCTGACTTTAGTGAAAGAGCCAGAATCATGATGTTCTTCCCTAGAAACGGTTCCCAGTATACACCTCCACACAAGTCTATTGATTTCGATTGGAAAGACTATTGTCCTATGGTTTTCAG GAATTTAAGGGAGATGTTCAAGTTAGATGCTGCAGACTACATGATGTCTATATGTGGCGATGATGGCTTGAGGGAAATTTCTTCCCCTGGGAAAAGTGGCAGTATCTTCTACCTTTCTCATGACGACAGATTTGTGATAAAGACATTAAAAAGATCTGAGTTGAAG GTTCTTCTTAGGATGTTGCCTAGGTACTATGAACATGTAGGAGACTATGAAAATACGCTCATAACGAAATTTTTTGGAGTTCACAGAATAAAACTCAAGTGGGGTAAAAAG GTACGCTTTGTGGTCATGGGGAATATGTTTTGCACAGAATTGAAGATTCATCGTCGCTATGACCTAAAGGGCTCAACACAAGGGAGATATacagaaaagaataaaattggAGAAAAGACTACATTGAAAGATCTTGATCTAGCTTATGAATTTCATATGGACAAGCTGCTGCGAGAGGCTCTCTTCAA GCAAATTATTTTAGACTGTTCGTTCTTGGAATCTCTTCAAATCCTTGATTACAGTCTTCTGTTGGGATTACATTTTAGAGCCCCCGATCCACTTACTGATATCCTGGAGCCTCCCAATGAAATGTCAGATCAAGAAAGTGATAGTGTTGGTTCGGTTGACG TCAATTTGCCTCGTGAACCCTCCATTCCTCCAAAAGGGCTATTAATGGTTACCCATGAACCCAATTCCGTTAATACCGCCCCGGGTCCTCACATCAGAGGAAGCACACTACGAGCATTCTCTGTTGGCGAGAAAGAAGTTGATCTTATTCTACCTGGAACTGCAAG GCTCCGGGTACAGTTAGGAGTGAACATGCCAGCTCAAGCCCACCACAAACTCGGCCAAGACAACGAGGAATCAGGAACGGTCGAGCTCTTTGAAGTATATGATGTGGTTGTATACATGGGCATCATTGACATCCTCCAAGAGTacaacatgaagaagaaagtggaaCATACTTGCAAATCTATGAAATATGATCCAATGACAATTTCAGCCATCGAGCCTACACTTTACTCTAAACGATTCATCGATTTCCTCCTTAAGGTATTCCCAGAAAAAgcatag
- a CDS encoding Phosphatidylinositol-4-phosphate 5-kinase family protein (Phosphatidylinositol-4-phosphate 5-kinase family protein; FUNCTIONS IN: 1-phosphatidylinositol-4-phosphate 5-kinase activity, phosphatidylinositol phosphate kinase activity, ATP binding; INVOLVED IN: phosphatidylinositol metabolic process; LOCATED IN: plasma membrane; EXPRESSED IN: 22 plant structures; EXPRESSED DURING: 13 growth stages; CONTAINS InterPro DOMAIN/s: Phosphatidylinositol-4-phosphate 5-kinase, core, subgroup (InterPro:IPR016034), Phosphatidylinositol-4-phosphate 5-kinase, plant (InterPro:IPR017163), MORN motif (InterPro:IPR003409), Phosphatidylinositol-4-phosphate 5-kinase, core (InterPro:IPR002498); BEST Arabidopsis thaliana protein match is: Phosphatidylinositol-4-phosphate 5-kinase family protein (TAIR:AT1G10900.1); Has 27589 Blast hits to 7854 proteins in 612 species: Archae - 0; Bacteria - 4141; Metazoa - 4565; Fungi - 466; Plants - 1709; Viruses - 0; Other Eukaryotes - 16708 (source: NCBI BLink).), which yields METRPAERVFSNGDVYSGQLKGTLPHGKGKYAWPDGIIYEGDWEEGKISGRGKLMWSSGAKYEGDFSGGYLHGFGTLTSPDGSVYAGAWRMNVRHGLGRKEYCNSDVYDGSWREGLQDGSGSYSWYNGNRFIGNWKKGKMSGRGVMSWANGDLFNGFWLNGLRHGSGVYKYADGGFYFGTWSRGLKDGSGVFYPAGSKHPSLKKWHRHFGYDDTGNFLLSHNSTINIDDLRTSKAVSRSLSELTTTSGLTRTSERYPDDYWSTSDPPRDFMHHGPSSKSARSVDSGQSEIRDKNPIVFEREYMQGVLIKERIMSSIDMSHRARPLNLTKEVTVSACVSFLGGKWNHYLMLNLQLGIRYTVGKITPVPPREVRASDFSERARIMMFFPRNGSQYTPPHKSIDFDWKDYCPMVFRNLREMFKLDAADYMMSICGDDGLREISSPGKSGSIFYLSHDDRFVIKTLKRSELKVLLRMLPRYYEHVGDYENTLITKFFGVHRIKLKWGKKVRFVVMGNMFCTELKIHRRYDLKGSTQGRYTEKNKIGEKTTLKDLDLAYEFHMDKLLREALFKQIILDCSFLESLQILDYSLLLGLHFRAPDPLTDILEPPNEMSDQESDSVGSVDVNLPREPSIPPKGLLMVTHEPNSVNTAPGPHIRGSTLRAFSVGEKEVDLILPGTARLRVQLGVNMPAQAHHKLGQDNEESGTVELFEVYDVVVYMGIIDILQEYNMKKKVEHTCKSMKYDPMTISAIEPTLYSKRFIDFLLKVFPEKA from the exons ATGGAAACAAG GCCTGCAGAGAGAGTATTCTCAAATGGTGATGTTTATTCTGGTCAACTCAAAGGAACACTTCCTCATGGGAAGGGAAAGTATGCATGGCCTGATGGTATCATTTATGAGGGTGATTGGGAAGAAGGGAAGATATCCGGGAGAGGAAAGCTTATGTGGTCATCTGGAGCTAAATATGAGGGAGATTTCTCCGGGGGATACCTTCATGGCTTTGGTACATTGACTTCGCCTGATGGATCTGTCTACGCTGGAGCATGGAGGATGAATGTTAGGCACGGTCTAGGAAGGAAAGAGTATTGTAACTCAGATGTATATGATGGCTCATGGAGAGAAGGATTACAAGATGGTAGTGGTAGTTATTCTTGGTACAATGGAAATAGGTTCATTGGGAACTGGAAAAAAGGTAAAATGTCTGGCAGAGGGGTTATGAGCTGGGCAAATGGTGATCTCTTTAATGGGTTTTGGTTGAATGGTCTTAGACATGGATCTGGAGTTTATAAGTATGCGGATGgtggtttttattttggaaccTGGTCACGTGGCCTAAAAGATGGGAGTGGAGTCTTTTATCCTGCTGGAAGTAAACACCCTTCTCTAAAGAAGTGGCATCGGCATTTTGGGTACGATGACACCGGCAACTTCCTCCTCTCTCATAATTCAACAATAAATATTGATGATTTACGGACTTCAAAAGCTGTATCACGAAGTCTTTCTGAGTTAACCACAACAAGCGGACTGACAAGAACTTCGGAGAGGTATCCTGATGATTACTGGAGCACCAGTGATCCCCCTAGAGACTTTATGCATCATGGGCCTTCATCCAAATCTGCACGGTCTGTTGACTCTGGTCAAAGCGAGATCCGGGATAAGAACCCTATTGTTTTTGAAAGGGAATACATGCAAGGAGTTTTGATTAAAGAACGAATTATGAGTTCTATCGACATGTCACACAGGGCTAGACCTTTGAATCTTACTAAAGAAGTCACAGTTAGCGCTTGTGTGAGCTTTCTAGGGGGGAAATGGAACCATTATCTAATGCTTAACCTCCAACTCGGTATCAG GTATACTGTTGGGAAAATCACACCAGTGCCTCCGCGGGAAGTTCGTGCTTCTGACTTTAGTGAAAGAGCCAGAATCATGATGTTCTTCCCTAGAAACGGTTCCCAGTATACACCTCCACACAAGTCTATTGATTTCGATTGGAAAGACTATTGTCCTATGGTTTTCAG GAATTTAAGGGAGATGTTCAAGTTAGATGCTGCAGACTACATGATGTCTATATGTGGCGATGATGGCTTGAGGGAAATTTCTTCCCCTGGGAAAAGTGGCAGTATCTTCTACCTTTCTCATGACGACAGATTTGTGATAAAGACATTAAAAAGATCTGAGTTGAAG GTTCTTCTTAGGATGTTGCCTAGGTACTATGAACATGTAGGAGACTATGAAAATACGCTCATAACGAAATTTTTTGGAGTTCACAGAATAAAACTCAAGTGGGGTAAAAAG GTACGCTTTGTGGTCATGGGGAATATGTTTTGCACAGAATTGAAGATTCATCGTCGCTATGACCTAAAGGGCTCAACACAAGGGAGATATacagaaaagaataaaattggAGAAAAGACTACATTGAAAGATCTTGATCTAGCTTATGAATTTCATATGGACAAGCTGCTGCGAGAGGCTCTCTTCAA GCAAATTATTTTAGACTGTTCGTTCTTGGAATCTCTTCAAATCCTTGATTACAGTCTTCTGTTGGGATTACATTTTAGAGCCCCCGATCCACTTACTGATATCCTGGAGCCTCCCAATGAAATGTCAGATCAAGAAAGTGATAGTGTTGGTTCGGTTGACG TCAATTTGCCTCGTGAACCCTCCATTCCTCCAAAAGGGCTATTAATGGTTACCCATGAACCCAATTCCGTTAATACCGCCCCGGGTCCTCACATCAGAGGAAGCACACTACGAGCATTCTCTGTTGGCGAGAAAGAAGTTGATCTTATTCTACCTGGAACTGCAAG GCTCCGGGTACAGTTAGGAGTGAACATGCCAGCTCAAGCCCACCACAAACTCGGCCAAGACAACGAGGAATCAGGAACGGTCGAGCTCTTTGAAGTATATGATGTGGTTGTATACATGGGCATCATTGACATCCTCCAAGAGTacaacatgaagaagaaagtggaaCATACTTGCAAATCTATGAAATATGATCCAATGACAATTTCAGCCATCGAGCCTACACTTTACTCTAAACGATTCATCGATTTCCTCCTTAAGGTATTCCCAGAAAAAgcatag